In Kordiimonas pumila, a single genomic region encodes these proteins:
- a CDS encoding hydrogen peroxide-inducible genes activator, whose product MSFPPTLKQLRYLSALHKTMHFGKAADVCHVTQSTLSAGLQELESLLGAQLVERTKRSVMFTALGEEVVHRALKILNDVDDLTDMAAAAKDPLRGIVRMGIIPTIAPYLLPKIMPALQRELPALELQLREDKSADLCDQMRIGELDILLYALPFACGDAEEMPLFHDGFVAAYPKGMIQKKTITTAELDSSRLMLLEEGHCLRDHALDACRLMGNKARRELSGTSLPTIVQMVAAGHGTTLLPQMAVDAGLTNGVNVDILPFSDINPTRTIGLAWRHTNPRAVTFRKLGDVIKAACTHEAVAA is encoded by the coding sequence ATGAGCTTTCCTCCTACCCTAAAGCAGCTCAGGTATCTTTCAGCGCTTCATAAAACCATGCATTTTGGTAAAGCGGCGGATGTTTGCCATGTAACCCAGTCCACCCTTTCAGCAGGACTACAGGAACTGGAAAGTTTACTCGGCGCCCAGCTAGTAGAACGCACAAAACGCAGTGTTATGTTTACAGCCCTTGGTGAAGAGGTGGTGCATCGCGCCCTTAAAATTTTAAATGATGTCGATGACCTGACCGACATGGCTGCCGCCGCAAAAGACCCCCTGCGCGGTATTGTGCGTATGGGTATTATCCCCACGATTGCACCCTATCTACTACCCAAAATAATGCCCGCCCTGCAGCGGGAACTACCTGCGCTTGAACTACAGCTACGAGAAGATAAATCTGCCGACCTGTGCGACCAGATGCGTATCGGCGAGCTGGATATTTTATTATACGCCCTGCCTTTTGCTTGCGGTGACGCAGAAGAAATGCCGCTGTTTCATGATGGTTTTGTTGCGGCTTACCCCAAAGGCATGATCCAGAAAAAAACTATTACAACGGCAGAACTGGACAGCAGCCGCCTGATGCTTTTGGAAGAAGGCCACTGCCTGCGCGATCATGCGCTTGATGCTTGCCGGCTTATGGGGAACAAGGCACGGCGGGAACTATCAGGCACCAGCTTGCCAACCATTGTGCAAATGGTGGCGGCAGGCCACGGCACCACACTGTTACCACAAATGGCGGTAGACGCAGGGCTTACAAACGGGGTCAATGTAGACATACTACCTTTCAGCGATATAAACCCCACCCGCACCATTGGCCTTGCTTGGCGGCACACAAACCCGCGTGCTGTAACCTTCCGTAAACTTGGCGATGTGATTAAAGCTGCCTGCACCCATGAAGCCGTAGCCGCCTAA
- a CDS encoding serine hydrolase produces MLRKFYILLVSIPLVLLSFTAKAEIASAETITKAATELLDREFPADAPGIAVLVAQGDKVLFSGARGLANVELGIPVAPDNVFRIGSVTKQFAATALLKLVQEGKAKLDDPLSKYLPEYPNGDDITLVHLLNHTSGVNSYTGIENYFTDGRIQKDLSTEQMIDVFKDLPVDFAPGEKFAYNNSGYVLVGAVIEAITGRPWYDYIEKELLVPNGILRTQFGSNTRLIHGAVSGYEYNNGVIKPATYLSMTQPHAAGALTSNVYDLMLWNRTVHTGKILDPEMYKRFITPEGVAADVNYAFAVTDGDIRGHKSIQHGGGINGFITYLLYIPDEEITVAAIQNSTGTLMRSERVAKELASVAVADPMPTGTPVTRSNDELKKYVGTYANEEGAVVTLKLEGDTLICTTDQGPRGYPQTQPLKPLSDGTFEVGMNSYWLSFSDGKKGVSTLKTVFMDTSKGGTFKRK; encoded by the coding sequence ATGCTGCGCAAGTTTTATATACTATTGGTTTCAATACCCCTTGTATTACTATCCTTTACTGCAAAGGCAGAGATTGCCAGTGCAGAAACTATAACAAAAGCTGCTACCGAATTACTAGACAGGGAGTTTCCTGCAGACGCACCCGGTATTGCAGTGCTGGTTGCACAAGGTGACAAAGTTTTATTCAGTGGGGCCCGCGGCCTTGCAAATGTGGAACTTGGCATTCCAGTGGCACCAGATAATGTGTTTCGTATTGGCTCAGTAACCAAACAATTTGCCGCTACAGCCCTATTAAAGCTGGTTCAAGAAGGCAAGGCAAAGCTCGATGATCCGCTGAGCAAATATCTGCCAGAATATCCAAATGGTGACGACATAACGCTGGTACATCTCCTGAACCATACTTCCGGTGTTAACAGCTATACAGGTATCGAGAATTATTTTACCGATGGGCGCATCCAAAAAGACCTGTCAACAGAACAAATGATTGATGTATTTAAAGACTTGCCTGTTGATTTTGCACCCGGTGAAAAGTTTGCCTATAACAATTCGGGGTATGTCCTTGTAGGTGCCGTGATCGAGGCTATTACAGGCCGCCCTTGGTATGACTATATCGAAAAGGAATTGCTCGTTCCAAATGGCATTCTACGCACACAGTTCGGCTCGAACACACGGCTTATACACGGCGCAGTAAGTGGTTATGAGTATAACAATGGTGTTATAAAACCGGCCACATACCTCAGCATGACACAGCCCCACGCTGCCGGCGCACTAACATCTAACGTTTATGATTTGATGCTCTGGAATCGCACGGTACATACCGGTAAGATTCTTGATCCAGAAATGTACAAACGTTTCATTACGCCAGAAGGTGTGGCAGCTGATGTAAATTATGCATTTGCTGTAACAGACGGCGACATCCGTGGTCATAAGTCTATACAGCACGGCGGCGGCATCAACGGTTTCATCACCTACCTGCTTTATATCCCTGACGAAGAAATCACAGTGGCAGCTATCCAGAATTCCACAGGCACACTGATGAGGAGCGAAAGGGTAGCTAAAGAGCTAGCGTCAGTTGCTGTGGCTGACCCAATGCCTACAGGCACACCGGTTACACGTTCAAATGATGAACTGAAAAAATATGTGGGTACTTATGCAAATGAAGAGGGTGCAGTGGTAACACTGAAACTCGAAGGTGACACCCTTATCTGCACAACAGACCAAGGGCCACGTGGATACCCACAAACACAACCTCTGAAGCCACTAAGCGACGGCACATTTGAAGTTGGCATGAACAGTTACTGGCTTTCGTTCAGTGATGGCAAAAAAGGTGTAAGCACTTTAAAAACCGTCTTTATGGACACAAGCAAAGGCGGCACATTCAAGCGCAAATAA
- a CDS encoding AAA family ATPase — protein sequence MELAAQKLNREVFAAYVCDEAAAEALKGAVSERGWAPGMVFSGGIAGAVRALGAMPCPSFLIVDISQSLDPRADVQSLADVCDEGTVVLTIGDVNDVVLYRDLLNAGVHDYLLKPLNTMAMRDALQSAEHALMTPDEPDTLPVNGESRTALIVGIRGGIGASTLASNIAWLKATSGQPTALLDLDLYFGTSAMMFDLEPGRGLADALENPSRVDGLFLERAVVKPHKNLAILCTEAPVGGIVPPTGDALAQLVEAMSENFQNVVVDLPRQLLGDNPAVLEAATDIILVTDYSLASARDCIRMKSFIKNAAPNARCFIVANKLGSSPAEVDEKDFENSIEHNLDAKIMFDSKAAVLAAQKGKVICDGAESSKLASSIKALNSLLQDTEEESEAVKRSWLGKVLKK from the coding sequence ATGGAACTGGCAGCACAAAAACTGAACCGTGAAGTATTTGCCGCCTATGTCTGCGACGAGGCAGCCGCAGAAGCACTAAAGGGCGCTGTATCAGAGCGGGGCTGGGCACCGGGCATGGTATTTTCAGGTGGCATTGCAGGCGCTGTACGTGCCCTTGGTGCCATGCCATGCCCTAGCTTCCTTATTGTTGACATATCACAGTCTCTCGACCCAAGAGCCGACGTACAGTCACTTGCAGATGTCTGCGATGAAGGTACTGTGGTATTAACAATTGGCGACGTTAACGACGTGGTACTATACCGCGACCTTTTGAACGCAGGTGTCCATGACTATCTCTTGAAGCCACTGAATACTATGGCCATGCGTGACGCGCTGCAGTCAGCAGAACATGCCCTTATGACGCCAGACGAACCCGATACACTTCCCGTAAACGGCGAGAGCCGCACAGCGCTGATTGTTGGCATAAGGGGTGGTATAGGGGCCAGCACACTGGCATCAAACATTGCGTGGCTGAAAGCTACATCTGGCCAGCCAACGGCACTTCTTGATCTTGACCTGTATTTTGGCACATCCGCAATGATGTTTGACCTTGAACCGGGCCGAGGCCTTGCTGACGCACTGGAAAACCCAAGCAGGGTTGACGGTCTGTTTCTGGAGCGTGCCGTTGTTAAGCCGCATAAAAACCTTGCCATCCTGTGCACTGAAGCACCGGTTGGTGGCATTGTCCCGCCCACAGGGGATGCTTTAGCCCAGCTTGTTGAAGCCATGTCGGAAAATTTCCAGAATGTTGTCGTTGACCTGCCCCGGCAATTGCTTGGCGACAACCCGGCAGTGCTGGAGGCCGCAACGGATATTATTCTGGTAACAGATTATTCCCTGGCTTCAGCCCGCGATTGTATCCGTATGAAATCCTTTATTAAAAACGCGGCCCCTAATGCCCGCTGCTTCATTGTGGCAAACAAGCTGGGTTCAAGCCCTGCTGAAGTTGACGAAAAAGACTTTGAAAACTCAATCGAACATAACCTTGATGCAAAGATTATGTTTGACAGTAAAGCAGCCGTTCTTGCCGCACAAAAAGGCAAGGTAATCTGTGACGGTGCCGAGAGCAGCAAACTGGCAAGCAGCATTAAGGCGCTCAATAGCCTTCTTCAAGACACTGAAGAAGAAAGCGAAGCCGTAAAACGCTCATGGCTTGGCAAAGTTTTAAAAAAGTAA
- a CDS encoding type II secretion system F family protein, whose translation MQSSNLEIILLGSGLVGIVLLMAVTFLTRALNSTRKQTRTRLDKFRTRFGERTRMKGDHARSIRLNQQQTGLAGHIASLLPKRDQIQKRIAKAGLSTPLSRYATISGLLALFSALTIWLMGAPFVLSVLLGITVGAGLPHMVISNRIKSRTTRFTQQFPEAMDLMVRGLKSGLPVNECITNVAKELPAPTGVEFQKITDAMRLGKQLEEALWETADRLDTPDFKFFVISLVVQRETGGNLGETLGNLSNILRQRQAMKLKIKALSSEAKASAWIVGALPFIMLGLIMTMNYDYGIVLFTHPKAIIAGIGALLWMAIGMVIMAKMIRFEV comes from the coding sequence ATGCAAAGCAGTAATCTTGAAATTATCCTTCTTGGTAGTGGGCTTGTAGGCATTGTGCTGTTGATGGCCGTTACTTTTTTAACGCGCGCCCTTAACAGCACCAGAAAGCAAACCCGCACCCGGCTGGATAAATTCCGCACGCGCTTTGGTGAACGCACCCGCATGAAGGGTGATCATGCTCGCTCGATCCGGCTTAACCAGCAACAAACTGGTCTTGCTGGCCATATTGCCAGCCTGCTTCCAAAGCGCGACCAGATACAAAAGCGTATTGCCAAGGCGGGCCTCAGCACACCGTTATCCCGCTATGCAACAATCTCTGGCCTGCTCGCACTTTTTAGTGCCCTTACAATCTGGCTTATGGGTGCGCCTTTTGTGCTTTCCGTACTGCTGGGTATTACTGTTGGGGCAGGCCTTCCGCATATGGTTATTTCAAACCGGATAAAATCGCGTACCACACGCTTTACGCAGCAATTCCCGGAAGCAATGGACCTTATGGTGCGCGGGCTAAAATCGGGCTTACCCGTGAATGAATGTATTACAAATGTGGCTAAAGAACTACCGGCACCAACAGGTGTTGAGTTTCAAAAAATAACAGACGCCATGCGCCTTGGAAAACAGCTTGAGGAAGCCCTTTGGGAAACTGCCGACAGGCTTGATACCCCTGATTTCAAGTTTTTTGTTATTTCCCTTGTAGTACAGCGCGAAACCGGCGGCAATCTGGGCGAAACACTTGGCAACCTTTCCAACATCCTGCGCCAAAGGCAGGCGATGAAATTAAAGATCAAAGCTTTATCGTCAGAGGCAAAAGCAAGCGCATGGATTGTGGGCGCCCTGCCGTTCATTATGCTCGGGCTTATTATGACGATGAACTATGACTATGGCATCGTTCTTTTTACCCACCCAAAGGCGATTATTGCAGGCATTGGTGCCCTTTTGTGGATGGCGATCGGCATGGTGATAATGGCTAAAATGATCCGGTTCGAGGTGTAG
- a CDS encoding type II secretion system F family protein — MHEIEKILGISTVDLLSIITGLSAFLVMFAVYQTALVRDPMKSRIKNLQERREALKAGLISTGKRKSPVKKMDNVSILRSIANKFKLLQTEQTKKISSSLVQAGFRSGDSVVVYQVTRLVLPLVMGLVGIILFYGMGVMPGYKNFHPIFAIGFVLLGLKLPDIYIMNAKQKRTDLIRKGLPDALDLLVVCAEAGLTLDSALNRVAKELGRAYPELSDEFSLTAIELGFLPERRQALINLSERVDLPALRGVVTTLVQSEKYGTPLATSLRVLSAEFRNERLMKAEEKAARLPATLTVPLILFILPTLFVVLLGPAACKVVDDFISKH; from the coding sequence ATGCATGAAATTGAAAAAATATTGGGCATTTCAACTGTTGACCTGCTGTCAATTATAACAGGCCTTTCTGCTTTTCTTGTTATGTTTGCTGTGTATCAAACAGCCCTCGTGCGTGACCCCATGAAAAGCAGGATAAAAAACCTGCAAGAACGGCGTGAAGCTCTCAAGGCAGGGCTTATCAGCACCGGAAAACGCAAATCCCCGGTAAAAAAGATGGATAATGTGAGTATTCTCCGGTCCATCGCCAACAAATTTAAACTACTGCAAACCGAGCAGACCAAGAAAATTTCGTCTTCCCTTGTGCAAGCTGGTTTCAGGTCTGGCGATTCCGTTGTTGTCTATCAGGTAACGCGTCTCGTGCTGCCACTGGTTATGGGGCTTGTCGGTATCATTCTATTTTATGGCATGGGGGTTATGCCCGGCTATAAAAACTTCCACCCGATCTTTGCCATTGGATTTGTGCTGCTCGGTCTAAAACTGCCCGATATTTATATTATGAATGCCAAACAAAAACGCACAGACCTAATACGCAAAGGCCTGCCTGATGCACTTGACCTACTTGTAGTGTGCGCGGAAGCTGGCCTTACACTCGATAGCGCCCTGAACCGTGTCGCAAAAGAGCTGGGGCGGGCCTACCCTGAGCTTTCAGATGAGTTTTCCCTGACAGCCATTGAACTAGGGTTTCTGCCCGAACGCAGGCAGGCCTTGATCAACCTTTCTGAGCGCGTTGACCTCCCGGCCCTCAGGGGTGTGGTAACCACACTGGTGCAAAGTGAAAAATACGGTACACCCCTGGCCACATCACTAAGGGTTTTATCAGCTGAGTTCAGGAACGAACGCCTGATGAAGGCTGAAGAAAAAGCCGCACGCTTGCCAGCCACCCTCACGGTGCCGCTTATTCTGTTTATCCTGCCAACGCTGTTTGTTGTTCTGCTTGGCCCCGCTGCCTGTAAAGTAGTTGATGACTTTATCAGCAAGCACTGA
- a CDS encoding CpaF family protein produces the protein MAIALSLETLPTAATELLATIFTADELRMSTKAEVEHKILSMVTKLATEHGLTLKGAEQKTLLAELLAAAQETIGQIGDHDPIAKTSKDKQDNKKALFDAKNRIQNMLMEHIDPAAAAELPRPELAEQVGEVVGELLVQEKINLNLKEQRDLVSLLLDDMLGLGPLEPLLADESISDIMVNGPTQVYVEQHGKLTLTDVTFRNNQHLMNVAQRIVTAVGRRVDETSPICDARLLDGSRVNVIAPPLAIDGASISIRKFKKDKITLDKMLEFKSISPPLGKLLKIAGACRLNILISGGTGSGKTTMLNALSRMVDKGERVVTIEDAAELQLQQPHVVRLETRPPNLEGQGEITMRDLVKNALRMRPDRIILGEIRGGEAIDMLQAMNTGHDGSMGTLHANRPREALTRLENMVNMAGLHLPPKAIREQIASSLDLIVQVQRMRDGGRRTTHVTEVVGMEGDVITTQDLFKYEFTGEDESGRLIGDFVSTGVRPHFLTKAAYFGLERALMEAMNG, from the coding sequence ATGGCTATTGCCCTAAGCTTGGAAACCCTGCCCACTGCCGCAACAGAGCTACTGGCAACCATTTTCACGGCCGATGAACTACGCATGTCAACCAAGGCGGAAGTAGAGCACAAGATACTGTCAATGGTTACAAAGCTGGCCACTGAACATGGCCTTACCCTAAAAGGTGCTGAACAAAAAACTTTACTAGCAGAGCTTTTGGCTGCTGCGCAGGAAACCATCGGCCAGATTGGCGATCATGACCCAATTGCCAAAACAAGCAAAGATAAACAGGACAATAAAAAAGCCCTGTTTGATGCTAAAAACCGTATCCAAAATATGTTAATGGAGCATATTGACCCGGCGGCCGCTGCGGAGCTACCCCGCCCTGAGCTTGCTGAGCAGGTCGGCGAAGTTGTCGGCGAACTGCTTGTGCAGGAAAAAATAAACCTGAACCTTAAAGAGCAGCGCGATCTAGTTTCCCTGCTGCTTGATGACATGCTCGGCCTAGGGCCACTTGAGCCGCTCCTCGCTGACGAATCCATTTCAGATATAATGGTGAACGGACCCACACAGGTTTATGTGGAGCAGCACGGCAAGTTGACGCTTACCGATGTTACATTCCGTAACAACCAGCACCTGATGAATGTGGCACAGCGTATTGTAACGGCTGTAGGCCGGCGGGTTGATGAAACATCCCCCATATGCGATGCCCGCCTGCTTGATGGTAGCCGTGTGAATGTTATCGCGCCGCCGCTTGCAATTGACGGCGCATCAATCTCGATCAGGAAATTCAAGAAAGACAAAATAACACTTGATAAAATGCTTGAGTTTAAAAGCATTTCTCCGCCGCTTGGGAAGCTACTGAAAATAGCTGGCGCATGCCGCCTGAATATTCTTATTTCCGGGGGGACAGGCTCTGGTAAAACCACCATGCTGAATGCTCTTTCCCGTATGGTTGATAAGGGTGAACGGGTTGTCACTATTGAAGACGCTGCCGAATTGCAACTACAGCAGCCGCACGTAGTACGGCTTGAAACCCGCCCACCAAACCTTGAAGGGCAAGGTGAAATAACCATGCGCGACCTTGTTAAAAACGCACTTAGGATGCGGCCAGACCGTATCATTCTGGGCGAAATCAGGGGCGGTGAAGCCATTGATATGTTGCAGGCAATGAACACGGGGCATGATGGTTCTATGGGCACATTGCACGCAAACCGCCCGCGCGAAGCCCTAACGAGGCTTGAAAATATGGTGAATATGGCAGGGCTGCACTTGCCCCCAAAAGCGATCCGCGAACAGATTGCCTCATCGCTTGATCTCATCGTTCAGGTTCAACGGATGCGCGACGGTGGCCGCCGCACCACGCATGTAACAGAAGTGGTTGGCATGGAAGGTGATGTCATTACCACACAAGACCTGTTCAAATATGAATTTACGGGTGAAGACGAAAGTGGCCGCCTGATCGGTGATTTTGTTTCAACCGGCGTGAGACCACACTTTCTAACAAAAGCCGCCTATTTTGGGCTTGAACGCGCTCTTATGGAAGCAATGAACGGATAG